A stretch of Spirochaetota bacterium DNA encodes these proteins:
- a CDS encoding L-fuculose-phosphate aldolase has translation MKDQKLRESISTEIINTCIKMKELNLNQGTAGNISHRVEGGILITPSGIPYHIMQSKDIVFISNTGEIEEGRIPSSEWRFHLSILNQKPDCNAVVHNHAPYATMVSILGEDFLPAIHYMIAIAGGNTIPCAEYATYGTQELCDNIAKVMTNRKACILKNHGLVTTDTTLEKALVIAEEVELICRLYMGLKAAGKYTVIPDEEILVILKKFGNYGLNVKHNSYIKE, from the coding sequence ATGAAAGATCAAAAACTTAGAGAAAGCATAAGTACAGAAATTATTAACACCTGTATCAAAATGAAAGAATTAAATCTTAATCAAGGTACAGCTGGTAATATTAGTCATAGAGTCGAAGGTGGAATACTTATTACTCCTTCTGGAATACCTTATCATATTATGCAATCTAAAGATATTGTTTTTATAAGTAATACTGGGGAAATAGAAGAAGGTAGAATCCCTTCCTCAGAATGGAGATTTCATCTTTCTATTCTCAACCAAAAGCCTGACTGTAATGCTGTTGTACACAATCATGCACCTTATGCAACCATGGTTTCTATTTTAGGAGAAGATTTTCTCCCAGCTATTCATTATATGATTGCAATAGCGGGCGGTAATACTATCCCTTGTGCTGAATATGCAACTTATGGTACTCAAGAACTTTGCGATAATATAGCAAAAGTAATGACAAATCGTAAAGCTTGTATTTTAAAAAATCATGGTTTAGTTACAACAGATACTACATTAGAAAAAGCTTTAGTAATAGCTGAAGAGGTCGAATTGATTTGTCGTTTATATATGGGCTTAAAAGCTGCTGGTAAATACACAGTCATTCCAGATGAAGAAATACTTGTTATTTTAAAAAAATTTGGTAATTATGGCTTAAATGTAAAACACAATAGTTATATAAAAGAATAA
- the trxA gene encoding thioredoxin: MSDKVIKGNDQSFDKEISESATPVFVDFWADWCAPCRMIGPFIEQIAKEYDGKLKVIKCNVDECPESAAKFQVSSIPALLLFKDGKLIKTTTGALPLVQMKAFVEEAL, encoded by the coding sequence ATGTCAGATAAAGTAATTAAAGGAAATGATCAAAGTTTTGATAAAGAAATATCAGAATCAGCGACTCCTGTATTTGTAGATTTTTGGGCTGATTGGTGTGCTCCATGTCGTATGATAGGGCCATTCATTGAACAAATTGCAAAAGAGTATGATGGTAAATTAAAAGTTATAAAATGTAATGTTGATGAATGTCCAGAAAGTGCAGCTAAATTTCAAGTATCTAGTATTCCAGCTTTATTACTTTTCAAAGATGGAAAATTAATAAAAACAACAACGGGTGCTCTTCCATTGGTACAAATGAAAGCTTTTGTAGAAGAAGCACTTTAA
- a CDS encoding ATP-dependent 6-phosphofructokinase, with protein sequence MNKQFVIKDLGKATHTAPSFNLGSCSFVADDERVLYDVIYNEKTKQMPDPEFSFEKAGPRKTMFFDPKKTKAAIVTCGGLCPGINDVIRAIVRELYFGYGVHSILGILYGYNGLINLNKYKPITLDPEYVDDIHTLGGTVLGSSRGGGDKVKEMVDNLEFLDVNILFTIGGDGTLKGAHGLVEEIERRGLKISIVGIPKTIDNDISYIQSSFGFETAFSLAVNAITSASIEADNAPMGIGLVKLMGRHSGFIATNATLAMNDVNFVFVPEVPFKMDGPDGFLFALEKRLLARDHAVICMAEGAAQDILVADAALQEKDASNNVKLEDVGIWMKNRIIQYFKSRNLEVNLKYIDPSYMIRSAPACPNDSLYCLLLGQNAVHAAMNGKTDLIIGRWNNIYTHVPITLATSKRKYLNANSIFWRNLMSATRQPLEIFDMKK encoded by the coding sequence ATGAATAAACAGTTTGTTATCAAAGACTTGGGAAAAGCAACTCATACTGCACCTTCTTTCAATTTGGGATCTTGTAGTTTTGTAGCTGATGATGAAAGAGTTCTTTATGATGTTATATACAATGAAAAAACAAAGCAAATGCCTGATCCTGAATTTTCTTTTGAAAAAGCTGGGCCAAGAAAAACAATGTTTTTTGATCCCAAAAAAACAAAAGCAGCAATTGTCACTTGTGGGGGTCTATGTCCAGGAATAAATGATGTAATTCGTGCTATTGTTAGAGAATTATATTTTGGATATGGTGTTCATTCTATTTTAGGTATTCTTTATGGTTACAATGGATTAATCAATTTAAATAAATACAAACCAATAACTTTAGATCCTGAATATGTTGATGATATTCATACTTTAGGTGGGACTGTTTTAGGTTCATCTAGAGGTGGTGGAGATAAAGTTAAAGAAATGGTTGATAATCTAGAATTTTTAGATGTTAATATTCTTTTTACTATTGGTGGTGATGGTACTCTGAAAGGAGCTCACGGTTTAGTTGAAGAAATTGAACGCAGAGGATTAAAAATTTCTATTGTAGGTATTCCTAAAACAATTGATAATGATATTAGTTATATTCAGAGTTCTTTTGGATTTGAGACAGCTTTTAGTTTGGCTGTAAATGCTATTACTAGTGCTAGTATAGAAGCAGATAATGCTCCTATGGGAATAGGATTGGTTAAATTAATGGGTAGACATTCCGGATTTATTGCTACAAATGCAACACTTGCTATGAATGATGTCAACTTTGTTTTTGTTCCAGAAGTACCATTTAAAATGGATGGGCCAGATGGATTTTTATTTGCATTAGAAAAAAGATTGCTTGCGAGAGATCATGCTGTAATTTGTATGGCTGAAGGTGCTGCTCAAGATATTTTAGTAGCAGATGCTGCTCTTCAAGAAAAAGACGCATCCAATAATGTGAAATTAGAAGATGTTGGTATATGGATGAAAAATCGAATTATACAATATTTTAAATCTAGAAATTTAGAAGTGAATTTGAAATATATTGATCCTAGTTATATGATTCGAAGTGCTCCAGCTTGTCCAAATGATTCATTATATTGTTTATTATTAGGGCAAAATGCAGTCCATGCAGCGATGAATGGAAAAACTGATCTGATTATAGGTCGTTGGAATAATATATATACTCATGTTCCTATTACGTTAGCTACTTCAAAGAGAAAATATTTGAATGCAAATTCAATATTTTGGCGTAATCTTATGTCAGCAACTAGACAACCTCTTGAAATTTTTGATATGAAAAAATAA
- a CDS encoding enoyl-ACP reductase, which translates to MILKDKVALVTGVLNERSIAYAIAKQFKEQGATVILSYQEGLQDRVEKIGADLGITDLYAVDATKEDQIESMFQSIDKKYKGIDTVVHAIAFAKKEELTGGITESTSEGFLLAQQISSYTLITLAKYAAPLMEKRGGGSIQALTYIGSTRPMPNYNAMGVAKASLESIVRYLAFELGSKNIRVNSISPGPINTLAARGITGFKDMYRGAVDSQVLKRNLTPEDVAGTAVFLASDLSTMVSGMIMFVDGGFHCGTSFTNEN; encoded by the coding sequence ATGATTTTAAAAGATAAAGTTGCACTTGTTACAGGTGTTTTAAATGAAAGATCAATAGCATATGCTATTGCAAAACAATTTAAAGAACAAGGGGCAACAGTTATTTTAAGTTATCAAGAAGGACTTCAAGATCGTGTTGAAAAAATTGGTGCAGATCTGGGAATTACAGATTTGTATGCTGTAGATGCTACTAAAGAAGATCAAATAGAATCAATGTTTCAGAGTATTGATAAAAAATACAAAGGAATAGATACGGTTGTTCATGCTATTGCCTTTGCTAAAAAAGAAGAATTAACTGGTGGTATTACAGAATCTACTTCGGAAGGATTTTTACTTGCTCAACAAATTTCATCATATACACTTATTACTTTAGCAAAATATGCTGCCCCTCTTATGGAAAAAAGAGGGGGTGGATCAATACAAGCTTTGACTTATATTGGATCAACTCGTCCAATGCCTAATTATAATGCTATGGGTGTTGCTAAAGCTTCTTTAGAATCTATAGTAAGATATTTAGCATTTGAATTAGGTTCAAAAAATATCCGTGTTAATTCTATTTCTCCTGGTCCAATTAATACTCTTGCTGCTAGAGGTATTACAGGATTTAAAGATATGTACAGAGGTGCTGTTGATTCTCAAGTATTAAAAAGAAATCTTACCCCAGAAGATGTTGCAGGAACAGCTGTGTTTTTGGCATCAGATTTAAGTACCATGGTTTCTGGTATGATAATGTTTGTTGATGGTGGTTTCCATTGTGGAACTAGCTTTACAAATGAAAATTAA
- a CDS encoding MotA/TolQ/ExbB proton channel family protein, translated as MDYLLQGGWVMFVIVLFSIIALAVFFERLFYLHIVVNNANIIRKEMQERFRGLKVGEAIAICDNYPGTASNIIRAGLNMASRSREEMEKAMDDIAKYELPNLNKHLPILATIVNVSTLLGLLGTVLGMITSTSVLASQGLGNPQELIGGIAQALVTTAAGLIVSIPALIAYNYLIAKIDNIIINIESTATELIKVLKPNILTGLNSASNTLKKW; from the coding sequence ATGGATTATTTATTACAGGGTGGTTGGGTAATGTTTGTTATCGTACTTTTTTCCATAATTGCATTAGCAGTATTTTTTGAACGCTTGTTTTATTTGCATATAGTAGTGAATAATGCAAATATTATTCGAAAAGAAATGCAAGAGCGATTTAGAGGGTTAAAGGTTGGTGAAGCAATTGCTATTTGTGATAATTATCCAGGAACAGCTTCTAATATTATTAGAGCTGGATTGAATATGGCTTCACGCTCTCGTGAAGAAATGGAAAAAGCAATGGATGATATTGCCAAATATGAATTACCTAATTTAAATAAACATTTACCAATTCTTGCAACTATAGTTAATGTCTCTACATTATTAGGATTATTAGGAACTGTATTGGGTATGATTACTTCTACATCTGTTTTGGCATCACAAGGCTTGGGTAATCCACAAGAATTAATAGGTGGGATTGCTCAAGCTCTGGTAACAACAGCTGCTGGATTGATTGTTTCTATACCAGCATTGATAGCTTACAATTATTTGATTGCAAAAATTGACAATATTATTATTAATATTGAATCAACGGCTACAGAATTAATTAAAGTTCTTAAACCAAATATTCTTACAGGATTGAATTCAGCCTCAAATACATTAAAAAAATGGTGA
- a CDS encoding site-specific DNA-methyltransferase: MNEKSSRNKTIIITEEDRLSLEKNILREDGEFSIKNITNKIILGDILAIISKLPKNFIDLLIIDPPYNLSKNYHGNKFQERSEQEYLEYLDSWFVQLIPCLKSTASIYVCCDWKSSQAIYMTMSKYLIIQNRITWQREKGRGAKQNWKNGMEDIWFATFSKKYYFNIDAVKIKRKVIAPYKKDGVPKDWKETKDGNFRLTYPSNFWDDISIPYWSMPENTEHPTQKPEKLIAKLILASSEEGNFVFDPFLGSGTTAVVAKKLNRIYSGIEQNMEYCLLSEKRLNRVETDKSIQGYTGVFWERNTKPVKEKNNIE, translated from the coding sequence ATGAATGAAAAGTCTTCTAGAAATAAAACAATAATTATAACAGAAGAAGATAGGCTAAGTTTAGAAAAAAATATCTTAAGAGAAGATGGTGAATTTTCTATAAAAAATATCACTAATAAAATAATTTTAGGAGATATATTAGCTATAATATCTAAATTACCTAAAAATTTTATAGATTTATTAATTATTGATCCACCTTATAATCTTTCAAAAAATTATCATGGAAATAAATTTCAAGAAAGATCTGAACAAGAGTATCTTGAATATTTGGACAGTTGGTTTGTCCAATTAATACCTTGTCTCAAATCAACTGCTTCTATATATGTCTGTTGTGACTGGAAATCTTCACAAGCTATTTATATGACAATGTCTAAATATCTTATTATACAAAATAGAATTACATGGCAAAGAGAAAAGGGTAGAGGAGCAAAACAAAACTGGAAAAATGGAATGGAAGATATTTGGTTTGCTACTTTTTCTAAAAAGTATTATTTTAATATAGATGCTGTAAAAATAAAAAGAAAAGTTATAGCTCCTTATAAAAAAGATGGAGTTCCTAAAGATTGGAAAGAGACCAAAGATGGTAATTTTCGCTTAACTTATCCTTCTAATTTTTGGGATGATATATCTATTCCTTATTGGTCTATGCCTGAAAATACAGAACATCCCACACAAAAACCTGAAAAACTAATTGCAAAATTGATTCTAGCTAGTTCAGAAGAAGGAAATTTTGTATTTGATCCCTTTTTAGGGTCGGGTACAACAGCAGTGGTTGCTAAAAAATTAAATAGAATATATTCTGGAATAGAACAAAATATGGAATATTGTTTATTAAGTGAAAAAAGATTAAATAGAGTAGAAACTGATAAGTCCATTCAAGGTTATACAGGTGTTTTTTGGGAAAGAAATACAAAACCTGTAAAAGAAAAAAATAATATTGAATAG